In a genomic window of Blattabacterium cuenoti:
- the trxB gene encoding thioredoxin-disulfide reductase, whose translation MLFKKKIQNCVIIGSGPAGYSAAVYTARANMNPVLFTGLQPGGQLTTTSDVDNYLGFPKGINGNDLMNNCDKQARRFHTKIINESVSRVVLSNKEGGIHYIFFGEKKCIKSRGVIIATGSTPKFLGKNKEKKFIGLGVSFCATCDGFFHKEKDVAVIGGGDSALEAANYLSKICKRVYLIVRKDHFKASKILQYHISKKNNINVLFCTNITDIVGNDFLEGIKIINSKNKTNKTILISGLFITIGHIPNTEIFKNELDLDEKGYIIVQKGKTTTNKPGVFAAGDVQDPNYRQAITSAGTGCMAALDLEKYLSLCV comes from the coding sequence ATGTTATTCAAAAAAAAAATACAAAATTGTGTAATTATTGGGTCTGGTCCTGCTGGTTATTCTGCCGCTGTGTATACGGCAAGAGCTAATATGAATCCAGTTCTTTTTACTGGACTTCAACCTGGAGGACAGTTGACTACTACAAGTGATGTGGATAATTATCTTGGATTTCCAAAAGGAATTAACGGAAATGATCTAATGAATAATTGTGATAAGCAAGCAAGACGTTTTCATACTAAAATAATAAACGAATCAGTAAGCCGTGTGGTTTTATCTAATAAAGAAGGAGGTATACATTATATTTTTTTTGGAGAAAAAAAATGTATAAAAAGTAGGGGAGTGATTATAGCTACAGGTTCTACCCCTAAATTTTTAGGAAAAAACAAAGAAAAGAAATTCATTGGACTAGGAGTTTCTTTTTGTGCTACTTGTGATGGTTTTTTTCATAAAGAAAAAGATGTAGCAGTAATAGGAGGAGGAGATTCTGCTTTAGAAGCAGCAAATTATTTGTCAAAAATTTGTAAAAGAGTATATTTAATAGTTAGAAAAGATCATTTTAAAGCATCAAAAATCTTGCAATATCATATTTCAAAAAAAAATAATATTAATGTTTTATTCTGTACTAATATCACAGATATTGTTGGAAATGATTTTCTAGAAGGTATTAAAATCATTAATTCAAAAAATAAAACGAATAAAACTATTTTAATTAGTGGTTTATTTATTACTATTGGACATATTCCTAATACAGAAATATTTAAAAATGAATTAGATTTAGATGAAAAAGGTTATATTATTGTACAAAAAGGAAAAACAACAACAAATAAACCAGGAGTTTTTGCTGCAGGAGATGTACAAGATCCTAATTATCGTCAAGCTATAACTTCCGCTGGAACTGGATGTATGGCTGCATTAGATTTGGAAAAATATTTATCTTTATGTGTATAG
- a CDS encoding type I restriction enzyme HsdR N-terminal domain-containing protein, with translation MNCLISFIKKHLFLKKIKNKVYIFCVIRKKFYLFTQEEVIRQYIIFLLKKLKNYKNSNIWVEYPLKINKLNKRLDILVQLKKKPHILIECKTPKISITQKTFDQISIYNQTVKAPFLMVSNGVKNFIFQIDKYKKKFFFLKKIP, from the coding sequence ATGAATTGCTTAATCTCTTTTATAAAAAAACATTTATTTTTGAAAAAAATAAAGAATAAAGTTTATATATTTTGCGTAATCAGAAAAAAATTTTATCTTTTTACTCAAGAAGAAGTAATACGTCAATATATAATTTTTTTATTAAAAAAATTGAAAAACTATAAAAATTCTAATATATGGGTGGAATATCCTTTAAAAATAAATAAGCTAAATAAACGATTAGATATTCTAGTTCAACTTAAAAAAAAACCACATATACTTATTGAATGTAAAACTCCCAAAATTTCCATTACACAAAAAACTTTCGATCAAATTTCTATATATAATCAAACTGTAAAAGCTCCATTTTTAATGGTAAGTAATGGAGTAAAAAATTTTATTTTTCAAATTGATAAATACAAAAAAAAATTTTTTTTTCTAAAAAAAATTCCATAA
- the gap gene encoding type I glyceraldehyde-3-phosphate dehydrogenase, translated as MSIKIGINGIGRIGKLVLLNALNRNNIEVISINDLVSIEYLAYMLKYDSVHGNLKGNIRIEDKNYLILNEKRIKVSNEKNPEKLNWKNLNIEYVVESTGLFLTKNSANAHLKSGAKKVILSAPPKDDIPMFVMGVNHKDLKKNQNIVSNASCTTNCMAPIVKVLNDNFGISEGLMTTIHASTATQKVVDSVSYRDWRGGRSSLVNIIPSSTGAANAVGKIIPSLNGKLTGMAFRVPVADVSVLDFTVKLKNNTNFERIKFCLKQASETTLKGILGYTEDPVVSTDFLGDARISIFDANSSIMLNSNFLKIVSWYDNEIGYSTKLLDLIDYMHSLG; from the coding sequence ATGTCTATTAAAATAGGAATTAATGGAATTGGAAGAATAGGAAAACTAGTTTTATTGAATGCTTTAAACAGAAATAATATTGAAGTAATATCTATAAATGATTTAGTATCTATAGAATATTTGGCATATATGTTAAAATACGATTCTGTTCATGGTAATTTGAAAGGAAATATTCGCATTGAAGATAAAAATTATCTAATATTAAATGAAAAACGAATAAAGGTAAGTAACGAAAAAAATCCGGAGAAACTAAATTGGAAAAATCTAAATATAGAATATGTTGTTGAGTCTACTGGTTTATTTTTGACTAAAAATTCAGCTAATGCTCATTTAAAATCAGGAGCTAAAAAAGTGATTTTATCAGCACCTCCTAAAGATGATATACCCATGTTTGTTATGGGTGTAAATCATAAAGATTTGAAAAAAAATCAGAATATTGTATCTAATGCTTCTTGTACTACAAATTGTATGGCTCCAATTGTTAAAGTTTTGAATGATAATTTTGGAATATCTGAGGGGTTGATGACGACTATACATGCTTCAACTGCAACTCAAAAAGTTGTTGATTCTGTTTCTTATAGAGATTGGAGGGGTGGAAGATCTTCATTGGTTAATATAATTCCATCCTCAACAGGAGCGGCTAATGCAGTAGGAAAAATTATTCCTAGTTTAAATGGTAAATTAACAGGAATGGCTTTTAGAGTACCTGTAGCAGATGTTTCCGTTTTGGATTTTACGGTTAAATTAAAAAATAATACTAATTTTGAAAGAATTAAGTTTTGTTTGAAACAAGCTTCTGAAACTACATTAAAAGGAATATTAGGATATACAGAAGATCCAGTTGTTTCTACTGATTTTTTGGGAGATGCAAGAATTTCTATTTTTGACGCAAATTCTAGTATTATGTTGAATTCCAATTTTTTAAAAATAGTTTCTTGGTATGATAATGAAATTGGTTATTCTACAAAATTATTAGATCTTATTGATTATATGCATTCTTTAGGATAA
- the lepA gene encoding translation elongation factor 4 has translation MHYIRNFCIIAHIDHGKSTLADRLLEFTKTVSKKKRNQLLDDMDLERERGITIKSHAVQMEYKYKNKIYILNLIDTPGHVDFSYEVSRSIAACEGALLVVDCTKSVQAQTISNLSLALKNHLVIIPILNKIDLCDSISENVIKEIVELVGCEKKDIISVSAKNGLGIDNVLNKIVTRIPAPKGDPKAPLQALIFDSLYNPFRGIEAFFRIKNGFIRKGQELQFMSTGKIYSACEIGTLKLQRVSKNQINTGDVGYVVSGIKNTKEIKVGDTITDAKNPAKKAIQKFKEFKPMVFASIYPVTSDKYEELRSSIEKLQLNDAALSFSPESSTALGFGFHCGFLGLLHMEIVKDRLEREYNVSVILTIPSVSYRIYKKNDQKVLIINNPSDFPEIEKLKKIEEPYVLVSIITKDVYIGNIISLCIEKRGSMVGNHNYMTSKRIKIMFEIPLSEIIFDFYDKLKTISNGYASFDYNFVGYKDSDLKKITVLINYEKIEALSLLVHKTKVFFVAKKVCQELSVLIPRHQFSIPIQVSVSGKIIARETIKALRKNVTEKCYGGDITRKRKLLEKQKRGKKKMRQIGKVEIPSSAFMAFLKVKN, from the coding sequence ATTCATTATATTCGTAATTTTTGTATTATAGCACATATAGATCACGGAAAAAGCACGTTAGCTGATCGGTTATTAGAATTCACTAAAACAGTTTCGAAAAAAAAACGAAATCAATTATTGGATGATATGGATTTAGAAAGAGAACGTGGAATAACCATTAAAAGTCATGCTGTTCAAATGGAATATAAATATAAGAATAAAATATATATTTTGAACCTTATAGATACACCTGGACATGTTGATTTTTCGTATGAAGTATCTCGTTCTATTGCAGCTTGTGAAGGAGCCCTATTAGTTGTTGATTGTACGAAGAGTGTACAAGCACAAACTATATCTAATCTTTCTTTGGCATTAAAAAATCATTTAGTTATTATTCCAATTTTAAATAAAATAGATTTATGTGATTCCATTTCGGAAAATGTCATAAAAGAAATTGTGGAATTAGTAGGATGTGAAAAAAAAGATATTATTTCCGTTAGTGCTAAAAATGGATTAGGAATTGATAATGTTTTAAATAAAATAGTAACACGTATTCCTGCTCCAAAAGGAGATCCAAAAGCTCCTTTACAAGCACTCATTTTTGATTCATTATACAATCCATTTAGAGGAATAGAAGCGTTTTTTAGAATAAAAAATGGTTTTATCCGAAAAGGACAAGAATTACAATTTATGTCTACAGGAAAAATTTATTCTGCTTGTGAGATAGGTACGTTGAAACTTCAACGTGTTTCAAAGAATCAAATTAATACAGGAGATGTTGGATATGTTGTATCCGGTATCAAAAATACAAAAGAAATAAAAGTAGGAGATACAATAACAGATGCTAAAAACCCAGCTAAGAAAGCAATACAAAAATTTAAGGAATTTAAACCTATGGTTTTTGCTAGTATTTACCCTGTTACTTCTGATAAATATGAAGAATTACGTTCTTCGATAGAAAAATTGCAATTAAATGATGCTGCGCTTTCTTTTAGTCCTGAATCTTCTACTGCATTAGGTTTTGGTTTTCATTGTGGATTTTTAGGGTTACTTCATATGGAAATAGTGAAAGATCGTTTAGAACGTGAATATAATGTTTCTGTAATACTTACTATTCCTAGTGTTTCCTATAGAATTTATAAAAAAAATGATCAAAAAGTTTTAATTATTAATAATCCTTCTGATTTTCCAGAAATAGAAAAATTGAAAAAAATAGAAGAACCATATGTTTTAGTTTCTATTATAACTAAAGATGTTTACATAGGTAACATCATATCATTATGTATTGAAAAAAGAGGAAGTATGGTAGGGAATCATAATTATATGACTTCAAAAAGAATTAAAATTATGTTTGAAATTCCTTTATCGGAAATTATATTTGACTTTTATGATAAGTTAAAAACTATTTCTAATGGATATGCGTCTTTTGATTATAATTTTGTTGGTTATAAAGATTCGGATTTAAAAAAAATTACTGTATTGATTAATTATGAAAAAATAGAAGCTTTATCTCTTTTAGTTCATAAAACAAAAGTTTTTTTTGTGGCTAAAAAAGTGTGTCAAGAATTATCTGTCTTAATTCCAAGACATCAATTTAGTATTCCTATTCAAGTTTCTGTATCTGGAAAAATTATAGCAAGAGAAACTATTAAGGCTTTAAGAAAAAATGTTACGGAAAAATGTTATGGAGGTGATATTACTAGAAAAAGAAAACTTTTAGAAAAACAAAAAAGAGGAAAGAAAAAAATGCGTCAGATAGGAAAAGTTGAAATACCATCATCTGCTTTTATGGCTTTTTTGAAAGTTAAAAATTAA
- the pth gene encoding aminoacyl-tRNA hydrolase: MIVGLGNPGYLYEKTRHNLGFIILDQMSKKYFFSFSKKKLGFISEFKYKNKLIFFLKPSTYMNHSGISIKYWMNKKKITLTNILVISDDIYLDFGNFRLRGQGGSGGHNGLKNVEKEIGTSYYARLRFGIKKNHYDFDKKKDSYVLGNWKNEEINDLFTKLDVGIKIILSFIENGLLKTMNMFNRHKAL, encoded by the coding sequence TTGATAGTTGGATTAGGAAATCCAGGGTATTTATATGAAAAAACTAGACATAATTTAGGTTTTATAATTTTGGATCAAATGTCTAAAAAATATTTTTTCTCTTTTTCAAAAAAAAAGTTAGGTTTTATTTCTGAATTTAAATATAAGAATAAATTGATTTTTTTTTTGAAACCTTCTACTTATATGAATCATAGTGGAATTTCTATTAAATATTGGATGAATAAAAAAAAAATTACATTAACAAATATTCTTGTGATATCCGACGATATTTATTTAGACTTTGGTAATTTTCGTCTTAGAGGACAGGGAGGAAGTGGAGGACATAATGGTTTAAAAAATGTGGAAAAAGAAATAGGAACATCTTATTATGCACGTCTTCGTTTTGGTATTAAAAAAAATCATTATGACTTTGATAAGAAAAAAGATTCTTATGTATTGGGTAATTGGAAAAATGAAGAAATAAATGATTTATTTACCAAATTAGATGTAGGTATAAAAATAATACTTTCATTTATAGAAAATGGACTGCTTAAAACAATGAATATGTTTAATCGTCATAAAGCCTTGTAG